Within Hypomesus transpacificus isolate Combined female chromosome 10, fHypTra1, whole genome shotgun sequence, the genomic segment TCAACCTACATTGTTTTTCCaaagagaggaggcaggttcTCAATCAAGCTTCCATGACATTGTTTGATGCTGATCGCATCATATTGGCCTGGTCTTCATTCAGTCGTCTGCAGCCCGCATCGTTGTGAACTGCTTGGCAACTGGCTCTGAGGCCTAACCTGCTGGCCCAGGTCAGGGGATCCTTGTGGCTCCCAGAGCCACAACAGCCTTTAAGCTTAGCCTTTGAGGGTTGGTGTTGGCCTGTCTTAGACCTAAGTGGAATGCTCCATGAATGTAGTTGAAAAGCATGTCACCCTCGGTGCCTACGTTCTTGGTGTTGATCATGAGTTGTGAAGCCCAGTATGTCCTGGCTCAGTGGATACTAATCCTTTCCTGGTTAGCCTTCCCGTGTCAGAGCTTTACACATAGATGTAATGCGGACACAACTTATCTGTTGATCTGACTCGCTTTTGATCTGCAGGAAGGTCTTGGAGCCTGGGCTGTCCATGTAGCATTCTCAATCGATTGTAGACATTGTCACCGCAGATTACTGTCAGGCCGAAAACAATGCATTTGATGATACATTCTATAGCTGGTTTATTGGATTGATGGGATTTCCTGAGGGGTGTACTCTTGTCCCAGGTTGGACTTCTTTTCGAACCTTGGAAAGGTTGAATCAACTCATCAAGACCCTCCATGAGGTGGGTCTAGACATTCTCTGTCTTTGCAGCGCTCATTGTTCACAGTTGTGTAAGGAAACACCAATAAACAATCACAAACTTACTTTATTTCATAAATAAACAGAAAAATAACATCTCACAAAACAGAGTATAGATTTATTCTCATTTTTTACTATTCAGGTTGAGGGCCTAAAATAGTAAAATATAGGTTTAGAAGGGCATTTGAGACAGAAGCCCTTAATGCAAAAAATATGAGATCATACTCTCATACAGGCTCTCTTaacagagacacaacacacaaagcACATTACTAATATACCTACTTATGTATCATACATATATCATAGTCAACCATCTCATTATCTTGGGATTTCATTTATTGAGTATAGTGCATTACATAGTGTAAACcacaggaaaaataaatatttataatatttatCAACATAATCAAATTTGCGAGAAGAAAATTGGTCATTAGAGAACATAGATCAATTATTGATTGTTGTTTGTAATAATAaccaacattaaaacaaaatatCTTACAAAAACGTATTGAATGTTTAAAACTTAGAAACACAATATTGTAATAATGGTTTAAAATGCTGGTAAACAGCACCTGAATAAGCACTCATGTTGTTACCATAACAATGATGGCTCCCTAAGTACTTCTTTTGTAGGTCCACATAACGTAAATATCTGAtacttgtatttttatataaataCCCTAAAATAGTTGATTGGGTAGAATTGTCAGACAACATTGCGTCAAAGTAGATTGTACCATAACATGAATGTACATCAACGTTAAAAGCATGCACTGTCTTCTGGTAGGTGTATAAAGCAATAACAAGGATGAGAAAAAGTTGCATACAGTACCAATACCAAAAACTAAGAAAACATCGCAAAACAAACATATATACCAATTTCATGACTTAAACATATATGGGATCCTAGCTAGCTACTCGTTACATTGGGTCCACAGCTGATGGAAAAAGAGATTAAACAATTGAAAGTACTGACCCACAACTCTATAAAAGGCAGTTGTGTTTGCCTCTCCCACCACAGTCAGTGATTGGGTGGCATTGCTCAATCACCAGTAGAAGGTGATTCACAAGAAGGAGGTAACATGAAACATAAGAGTATAATATTGCAGGAGACAGTAGTGCAATGCAGACAActtaagtatgtgtgtgcatgttatcAGTGTAAGAACATTTCTGTGAGGTCAGAGGCAGAGAAACGCATACATCTCTGTTTCAATACTAGTAGACATAAAGGTTTAAATACCACAGTATATTTCAAGTTGTCTTCACATAATCCATTTGTCTTTACCCTAAAATCCAGAAATGTAAATAAAGCCCATACTTTCACAAATTAAATGTGCTTGTCACTTTATCTTTAAGGTTCAGAATGTGAACCTtaaatgtgtgtctgtaaatGTGTGAACATGTATATCAGTTTTTTATCTGCTTGGGATGCCATTGAAACAAAAACACTTCACTGAGGTTCTGCTCATTCCTGACTGCCAAAAAGCTGtaggagaaagaaaaatatgTAGACCACATCCATGTAGAGACACAAGGCTCCAAACACATGTTCCTCTGGGCTTAGACAGTAACGTCTGTTTCCCATCAACAGTTGCACATCAAACGCCAAGaacttgagagagaaagagacaaaaacaTTTAGAGACCCAGGGACTTGGATTTGTAATGATCATGATACACTCAAAGTAAAGGAGTAATTATACAAACCAATGTGAACACCAGGGCGCCAAGTCCAGCATACATGGTCTGCAACCAAGGAATCTGTGAATGAGAGGATGTTCACAAGAAACTTAAACGAAACAGACGTTGCATTTTCCTGTTGAAAATTGAATAACTTCCTCTGTACTATGTAATAACTATCTTCTCCACACCAGCCTTCTGAGGATGTTAAAAACAAATCAAATTAGTTTGCAGTATCTACTTCTACCTAGGAGATACACCTAAAAGAGGTGTGACAATAAAGCAAACTGGAATAAAAATTATACAACCACACCTACCATCTAACCTAAGtctgcaatatatatatataaaatcaaTAAGGAATGTGAGTGGAGTAGTTGCTTACATAACCAAAGGGAACAGTAAACAGGAGCAGCAGCCCTGTTATCATGAGCACCATCATGAAAGAGAACAGCAGACCATGGCAAGATGTCAAATCAAACTGAAACAAAAGAAACACTGACATTAGGTCAACACGTAAGACGCCTTGCCTTCAAAAGCACTGACAACATTTCAAACAATTCATACAGTGATATGCAGAATGACCATGGGGAAAATCAGCTGGGAGAAACAACTGCTATAGTGATCTATATCTATAGTCCAACAAAGCTTAGTAGCAGTGCACTGTGGTCTGACGCTAGTTTGTCTGATCCACAGCTGAATTCTCGGGGAAACAAAGAGTTTGTAGTGTGAGCTTGGTGGAGAACAGCTAATAATATACCTTAATATAATATACCAAGAGCTGGGTGATGCTGATGGGTCACGGACTTAAGGAAGTCCATATATGCAACACatgctaaagtgtgtgtgttaaatacTTAGACATGCTGGCTATTTACGCTCTCACCTTAGTTTGGAAACAGAACAGTGTGATGAACAGACACACTAGGGCAGTGATACCAATGCAAAGCATCACCACTTTAGTGTTGTGGTAGCTGTTTGCAAAGAGGAAAGATTGCTGTATGTTAAATACCTCAGTGAGAATGAGGACAAATATAgcaacatacacatgcacacacgtaatTGTTTACCTGGCCAGCATCCCTGCCATGTAGGACATAGCTAATGTctgtaaaaaaagaacaaaaggtAAAAAGAAACGCTAACACAACAACCTTAAATAATCTAACTAGTTTAACGGTTTGCTGTCAATTTCCAAGTCCAGAAAGAGTTTACCTCAACTACAGAGTTACTTGAGGAGTTAGTCCTCTCAATAGCAACTAACGCCCCAAGAGACACTTACAAAGATACTCAGAAGAATGAGGTTTGTAGGGTACTGTCGTCTGAGAAAATAAAAGTTGAGTTAAGAAGAACACATAGAAAAAGGGATGAAAGAGTAACTTAGATATCTGGTCAAAAACATTGTTGTCTTACCGGGCATTAGTGCTGCAGACAAGCACCAGATATGTTCCCATGAAGGTGATGCTGTAAGAGATACAATAGTGTCACTACATGCAGTATGACAGCACTGAGATTCAGCAACTGTGCAATTTCCCTGCAATGATGacacacaaaaatatatatcaatATTGTCCTGACCTtccatatatacatgtatataactGTATTCTTGCGTTTACTACTGTTTTGTCCGCACTCTACAACCCATAAGGGCAGAAGCCTAGGACTATCTGGGCAGCTATGAGGAACATGCTTTATTTTTGGATCCTCTTAACCAACTTGATACATAGCATAACATTCTGAACTCAATACAATATTCCTTTGTTAATTCAGATATCACCTGCCTAACACAACTATGTTCCTTATTACTGAGAAGATGTGGATTCCTCATGGAATACATGTGAAACTAAAGGTTAACTAACCTTTTCAACTCAGGATCTCAGTCAATCTGATGACATACGGCCCAACTTAAGTCTGACTTCCTTGAGGATCTCATTATAATGACTTGAATGAACACTTACTAGGATGCTAGGTAGAGGATTCTGTTGTACTGTACGTACTGTCGGACTGGCTCACTGTTGTAGGCAGGTATTAGAAGAAAATATTGTGGTCAATATATGGTCAAATAATTTACAGGAAGGAGCTTTTTAAGGATTAAAAGACAGAAAGCTAAGTACGTTAAGTATTGCAGTTGTCCTTACCAAAATGTAAAGAGAGCCACAATACCAAAAGTCACAAACAGCTGGACCATCAGAATGCAGAACACCTATGTAGGACAGAACCAGGAAATATTAAACATACTAATTCACCAGTTTCCCTGGCACCACTCAACTGACAAAAGACAAACCTCTATAAGACAAAATTTTATGAATGCAACATGCTTATATAGTTACATTTAATTTAAGTTGGTTAAGCGCAAAGCTGGAAAAATAAATTCTGAGAGAAAGTATTTTTCTCACAAAACATGTTAAATTGCAATGCATAATAACACttttaacacattttatttgtaatgcgtCTTTCATgcactcaaagtgctacagtacGGTAAAAATTACAATTATAAAACATTATATACAATAACAATAAGAACAGACACAATTAATTAACAATTAAACACCTGATTAAAAAGGTAACATGTTTTAGCCAATTCCTAAAATGGCAAAGTGAATGAGTATTTCTGAGTTTAACAGTTTAATAGCAGTGCAGAAGGACCTTCTCATGCTTATTCAAGAATTTGGACTGGAAGGCAGTGTAACAGT encodes:
- the faim2a gene encoding protein lifeguard 2a, coding for MSVQAAPPSYAEATAGDKEHVGGTVVMPSYGANGLPPMMSPPSVPCHASWTYMHPRPNPGYTNHCPSDISSHLSDPSTSSLDGNNWEDKNIRRMFIRKVFCILMVQLFVTFGIVALFTFCEPVRQYVQYNRILYLASYITFMGTYLVLVCSTNARRQYPTNLILLSIFTLAMSYMAGMLASYHNTKVVMLCIGITALVCLFITLFCFQTKFDLTSCHGLLFSFMMVLMITGLLLLFTVPFGYIPWLQTMYAGLGALVFTLFLAFDVQLLMGNRRYCLSPEEHVFGALCLYMDVVYIFFFLLQLFGSQE